From one Aeropyrum camini SY1 = JCM 12091 genomic stretch:
- a CDS encoding zinc-binding dehydrogenase → MLGDKFRAAVLYGWREPFRLEEFEVDPPEGWVPVEVRSVGMCGRDLVVWKGGFPNLKPPLVLGHEVFGLYEGQPVSVYPAIPDPGCLGGDCPPAILGENLPGGYAERVYAPRENLIPLPDGDFNKYAAATCGVATMMHAASVARVRPGERVLVTGASGGVAVHGIQYLQLLGAEVVAYTRSREKGRVLEEEIGVETVTSLDFYRERGRVDVVMETVGAPTINESMRALRPRGRLVLIGNISGEPVTIKRPALLVMREITLTGSAAFTRKEWEAAIKTIGKGGVKPFYKAYSLDQINTALKEALEGGRIGRIVINP, encoded by the coding sequence ATGTTGGGAGACAAGTTTAGGGCTGCCGTGCTGTACGGCTGGAGAGAGCCTTTCAGGCTTGAGGAGTTCGAGGTCGACCCTCCTGAGGGCTGGGTGCCTGTGGAGGTTAGGAGCGTGGGCATGTGCGGCCGGGATCTTGTGGTGTGGAAGGGAGGGTTCCCCAACCTCAAACCGCCCCTTGTCCTGGGCCACGAGGTCTTCGGCCTCTATGAGGGTCAGCCCGTCTCCGTCTACCCCGCCATACCGGACCCGGGCTGCCTGGGGGGCGATTGTCCCCCGGCTATACTGGGGGAGAACCTGCCGGGGGGTTATGCGGAGAGGGTTTACGCCCCCCGGGAGAACCTCATACCCCTCCCCGACGGGGATTTCAACAAGTACGCCGCCGCAACATGCGGGGTGGCGACTATGATGCACGCCGCAAGCGTCGCCCGCGTCAGGCCGGGTGAGAGGGTTCTGGTGACGGGTGCGAGCGGCGGGGTGGCGGTCCACGGGATACAGTACCTACAGCTCCTTGGGGCTGAGGTTGTGGCCTACACTAGGAGCAGGGAGAAGGGCAGGGTGCTCGAGGAGGAGATCGGGGTCGAGACGGTGACAAGCCTAGACTTCTACAGGGAGAGGGGCAGGGTGGACGTCGTCATGGAGACAGTCGGGGCGCCCACGATAAACGAGAGCATGAGAGCCCTCCGCCCCCGGGGACGCCTGGTCCTCATAGGCAACATATCAGGAGAGCCAGTAACCATCAAACGCCCAGCACTACTAGTAATGAGAGAGATAACACTCACAGGATCAGCAGCATTCACCCGGAAAGAATGGGAAGCCGCCATAAAAACCATAGGCAAAGGAGGAGTCAAACCATTCTACAAAGCCTACAGCCTAGACCAGATAAACACCGCCCTAAAAGAAGCACTAGAAGGAGGAAGAATAGGAAGAATCGTAATAAACCCCTAG
- a CDS encoding MBL fold metallo-hydrolase: MARARLVPGPLSGRFPYSNCLLVEDGGFKVLVDTGCEPWAYGLEGVDALVFTHFHPDHIRGFHRVRAGRVLAPVGEEPYAGSLERLALRFAGEMWREWIDMARLAMDLQGVPEPSEYFRPGEDLCLRGVCLKTYPARGHLLTHTLLEAPGGVVHLVDIDLTGFGPWYGNPEASPELFLLDIRAAAGLEAGEYVSAHKDRVYTRGEALEALARFASRIVEQAEGVHRALAQLGRPGGPEDLAGRGVIYRRYLEGLEAVMGYFERMMIEKLLGLLGVWGCVSKTPRGFAAVDCGFGEIRDRVVGQILSQL; encoded by the coding sequence TTGGCTCGCGCTAGGCTGGTGCCTGGGCCTTTGAGCGGTAGGTTCCCCTATAGTAATTGTCTGCTTGTTGAGGATGGTGGTTTCAAGGTTCTGGTTGATACTGGCTGCGAGCCGTGGGCCTATGGTTTGGAGGGTGTTGACGCCCTGGTGTTCACCCATTTCCACCCCGACCATATCAGGGGGTTCCACAGGGTCCGGGCTGGGAGGGTTCTTGCGCCTGTGGGTGAGGAGCCTTACGCCGGGAGTCTTGAGAGGCTTGCGCTGAGGTTTGCCGGGGAGATGTGGAGGGAGTGGATTGATATGGCGAGGCTCGCCATGGACCTCCAGGGCGTCCCGGAGCCGTCGGAGTATTTCAGGCCGGGGGAAGACCTCTGCCTCCGGGGCGTGTGCCTCAAGACGTACCCGGCGAGGGGACACCTCCTGACGCACACCCTCCTGGAGGCCCCCGGGGGGGTGGTGCATCTTGTCGACATAGATTTAACGGGGTTCGGGCCCTGGTACGGCAACCCCGAGGCGAGCCCCGAGCTGTTCCTCCTCGACATTAGGGCGGCGGCGGGGCTTGAGGCGGGGGAGTACGTGTCGGCCCATAAGGACAGGGTGTACACCCGGGGGGAGGCGTTGGAGGCTCTCGCCAGGTTTGCCAGTAGGATAGTGGAGCAGGCCGAGGGGGTTCACAGGGCTCTAGCACAGCTAGGCAGGCCTGGGGGGCCTGAGGACCTCGCTGGCCGGGGGGTAATATATCGGAGGTATCTGGAGGGTCTCGAGGCTGTTATGGGCTACTTCGAGAGGATGATGATCGAGAAGCTCCTCGGCCTCCTGGGCGTTTGGGGCTGCGTCAGCAAAACCCCCCGGGGGTTCGCGGCCGTGGACTGCGGCTTCGGCGAGATTAGGGATAGGGTGGTGGGCCAGATACTCTCCCAGCTCTAA
- a CDS encoding RNA ligase partner protein — protein sequence MGERPPPSVGNVVVADTTMFTDAKLREVLGARSLEEAARIMARVLARASRMGLTVYITPSVRAEIERFMLGNGVQPATLARLLAWVRVKPPTTHELRLPAAMFRRYVETVRARLDKGLRVAEDHVRRALRSRDEEGVIVRSLREKYREHTRKGMLDSVEDVDTLLLALELGAAVVTSDEGLRKAAEDLGLTVLTPVELLEYILALEEEVKSVEE from the coding sequence TTGGGTGAGAGGCCTCCGCCTAGCGTGGGCAACGTTGTGGTGGCCGACACTACAATGTTCACCGACGCCAAGCTACGCGAGGTCCTCGGCGCCAGGAGCTTGGAGGAGGCCGCCAGGATAATGGCTAGGGTGCTAGCCAGGGCGTCCAGGATGGGGCTGACAGTCTACATAACCCCCAGCGTCAGGGCGGAGATAGAGAGGTTCATGCTAGGGAACGGGGTCCAGCCCGCAACCCTAGCCCGGCTCCTGGCGTGGGTGAGGGTTAAACCCCCCACCACACACGAGCTCCGCCTGCCGGCGGCCATGTTCAGGAGGTATGTTGAGACTGTTAGGGCTAGGCTGGATAAGGGGCTTAGGGTGGCGGAGGACCATGTGAGGAGGGCTCTTAGGAGTAGGGATGAGGAGGGCGTTATAGTGAGGTCGCTGAGGGAGAAGTACAGGGAGCACACTAGGAAGGGTATGCTGGATAGCGTGGAGGATGTGGACACCCTTCTCCTCGCCCTCGAGCTTGGCGCGGCCGTGGTTACTAGCGATGAGGGGCTTCGCAAGGCGGCCGAGGACCTGGGGCTCACTGTCCTAACGCCCGTCGAGCTGCTGGAGTATATACTCGCCCTTGAGGAGGAGGTCAAGTCGGTTGAGGAGTAG
- a CDS encoding heavy metal translocating P-type ATPase, with protein MHGDHGNHGHDHHSRAKSRQDHADHAGEYKRRFIVSSILTVPILILSPSIQRWVLGSELAMPGSLPLLWGLSTAVYVYGGSPFLSGLVRELRRWTPGMMTLIGIAITTAYIYSSAVVFFIEGATFFWELATLIDVMLLGHWIEMKTISRASRALELLAKSLPATAHLVTEEGEIVNVDVSMVKPGDKVLVKPGEKMPVDGVVVEGVTSVDEALVTGESKPVTKRPGDKVIAGAVNLEGSIIVRAEKTGRETYIAQVIELIKSIQESKSRAQDISNRVAKWLTVIALTGGGFTAFTWLYLGQPATFALERAVTVMVIACPHALGLAVPLVIARSTALAAAKGILIRDRIGFEKAREVTAVVFDKTGTLTKGVFEVTDLVALGSMDPEEALAIAASLEGRSEHPIAQSIVRYAKSRGVKLRPVEDFRAMPGKGVVGRVNGIEAMVVSPGYLKEAGLEVSDGRVDTLVRQGKTVVFLLVNRRPAAAIALSDVIREESREAIATLKKMGIKPIMLTGDNRRVAEWVAKELGIDEFYAEVLPHEKVEVVRQVRSKGHIVAMVGDGVNDAPALIEADVGIAIGAGTDIAIESADIVLVKNDPRDVPVAIELSRKTYRKVVQNLAWATGYNAIALPLAAGILYPIGILLPPAAGAFLMSMSTVIVAVNATLLR; from the coding sequence ATGCATGGAGACCACGGTAACCATGGGCACGATCATCACTCCCGGGCGAAGAGTCGACAAGACCATGCGGATCACGCGGGCGAGTATAAGAGGAGGTTTATAGTCTCCTCAATACTAACGGTCCCAATCCTCATCCTCTCGCCATCGATCCAGAGGTGGGTGCTGGGCTCAGAGCTGGCAATGCCAGGCTCGCTACCCCTCCTATGGGGCTTGTCAACAGCCGTCTACGTCTACGGAGGCTCGCCCTTCCTCAGCGGGCTCGTTAGGGAGCTTAGGAGATGGACACCGGGTATGATGACTCTTATCGGCATTGCCATCACAACAGCATATATATACAGCAGTGCAGTGGTCTTCTTCATAGAAGGGGCGACGTTCTTCTGGGAACTGGCAACCCTTATAGACGTGATGCTCCTCGGACACTGGATTGAGATGAAGACGATCTCGAGGGCTTCACGTGCCCTCGAGCTTCTGGCCAAGTCCCTCCCCGCCACCGCCCACCTGGTCACAGAGGAGGGTGAGATAGTCAATGTTGACGTATCTATGGTGAAGCCTGGTGACAAGGTTTTGGTCAAGCCTGGAGAGAAGATGCCCGTTGACGGTGTAGTGGTGGAGGGTGTCACCAGCGTTGACGAGGCTCTGGTCACAGGCGAATCTAAACCCGTCACGAAACGGCCCGGGGATAAGGTCATAGCGGGGGCTGTCAACCTAGAGGGCTCTATTATAGTGAGGGCTGAAAAGACCGGTAGGGAGACTTACATAGCACAGGTTATAGAGCTTATCAAGAGTATACAGGAGAGCAAGTCGAGGGCCCAGGACATATCCAACAGGGTGGCAAAGTGGCTAACCGTTATAGCTCTCACCGGTGGGGGCTTTACCGCCTTCACATGGCTCTACCTAGGGCAGCCAGCCACCTTCGCCCTAGAACGGGCTGTTACAGTCATGGTTATAGCCTGCCCCCACGCCCTAGGCCTGGCGGTCCCCCTCGTCATAGCCCGCTCTACAGCTCTGGCGGCAGCCAAGGGTATACTGATTAGGGATAGGATAGGCTTTGAGAAAGCTAGGGAGGTTACGGCAGTTGTTTTCGACAAGACAGGCACACTGACGAAGGGCGTTTTCGAGGTCACGGACTTGGTGGCCCTCGGGAGCATGGACCCGGAGGAGGCTCTGGCCATAGCCGCCAGTCTCGAGGGTCGGAGCGAACACCCCATAGCCCAGAGCATAGTGAGGTATGCGAAGTCCAGAGGAGTAAAGCTCCGGCCTGTTGAGGATTTCAGAGCGATGCCTGGCAAGGGGGTTGTGGGTAGGGTAAACGGCATTGAGGCAATGGTAGTGAGCCCCGGGTACTTAAAGGAAGCTGGCTTGGAGGTCTCCGACGGCAGGGTAGATACTCTCGTACGGCAGGGGAAGACCGTTGTCTTCCTCCTAGTGAACCGGAGGCCAGCCGCAGCTATAGCCCTCTCTGACGTGATAAGGGAGGAGAGCAGAGAGGCTATAGCTACCTTGAAGAAGATGGGCATAAAGCCTATAATGCTCACCGGCGATAACAGGCGCGTCGCCGAGTGGGTTGCCAAAGAGCTCGGGATCGACGAGTTCTACGCAGAAGTCCTTCCTCATGAGAAGGTGGAGGTTGTTAGGCAGGTAAGGTCGAAGGGGCATATAGTAGCGATGGTAGGCGACGGGGTCAACGACGCGCCGGCCCTCATCGAAGCCGACGTGGGCATAGCGATAGGAGCCGGAACGGACATTGCCATAGAGTCGGCAGACATAGTCCTAGTTAAGAATGACCCGCGCGACGTGCCCGTGGCTATTGAACTCTCCAGGAAAACATACAGGAAGGTCGTCCAGAACTTGGCCTGGGCTACAGGATACAACGCGATAGCGCTCCCACTGGCGGCAGGCATCCTATACCCCATCGGCATACTACTACCTCCCGCGGCAGGCGCCTTCCTAATGAGCATGAGCACCGTGATAGTCGCGGTCAACGCAACACTACTACGATAG
- a CDS encoding 4-hydroxybenzoate octaprenyltransferase — protein sequence MRPGGESTGSTSLSWDAGALRKGGRLHAYMRLVRIEHTIFSLPFAYVGALLSGYPFTLADAILMAAAVVGLRLAGMAYNNIADLDIDRLNPRTMRRPLVVGAVTMREAWAIVALGSAIYFASAALLNKYALLLSPLVLAIALTYPHAKRIHPLPHLHLGVVLGSVVFGGAVAASGDEASSLAEVLRSVPWLYVAAVSLWVAGFDTIYSIMDIDFDRNHGLKSIPAAIGEKGALAASLAMHAASIALFAMGVEAYDLGAIATASTALTASVIILVQTMAWLGRVKESFNLNLAVPILIGIGIIIDTLQHKLRFFSDG from the coding sequence TTGAGGCCAGGTGGGGAGAGTACGGGCTCGACTAGCCTCTCGTGGGACGCGGGAGCTCTCAGGAAGGGAGGGAGGCTCCACGCCTACATGAGGCTCGTGAGGATAGAGCACACTATATTCAGCCTCCCCTTCGCCTACGTGGGAGCCCTACTATCCGGATACCCATTCACCCTGGCCGACGCCATCCTCATGGCTGCCGCGGTCGTCGGCCTGAGGCTCGCGGGGATGGCCTACAATAATATAGCCGACCTGGACATAGACAGGCTGAACCCAAGGACCATGAGGAGGCCGCTTGTAGTTGGTGCGGTGACTATGAGGGAGGCGTGGGCTATAGTTGCCTTGGGCTCGGCCATCTACTTCGCCTCCGCAGCCCTCCTGAACAAGTATGCCCTACTACTCTCCCCACTAGTCCTGGCTATAGCCCTTACCTACCCCCACGCTAAACGCATTCACCCCCTACCTCACCTCCACCTCGGCGTAGTCCTTGGGAGCGTGGTCTTTGGGGGTGCCGTGGCGGCCTCGGGAGACGAGGCCTCAAGCCTGGCCGAGGTCCTCAGAAGCGTTCCATGGCTGTACGTCGCGGCCGTGTCACTCTGGGTCGCGGGGTTCGACACCATATACAGCATTATGGACATAGACTTCGACAGGAACCACGGGCTGAAGAGCATACCAGCAGCGATAGGCGAGAAAGGAGCCCTCGCAGCATCCCTAGCCATGCACGCAGCATCCATAGCCCTCTTCGCTATGGGGGTAGAAGCCTACGACCTCGGAGCTATAGCCACAGCCTCTACGGCCCTCACAGCCTCAGTGATAATACTTGTGCAGACTATGGCCTGGCTGGGAAGGGTTAAGGAGAGCTTCAACCTGAACCTTGCCGTGCCAATCCTCATAGGCATTGGCATTATAATAGATACACTCCAACATAAACTCCGATTCTTCTCGGATGGGTGA
- a CDS encoding chloride channel protein, whose translation MGVAIGAASGLAALAFYQLLNAVAGIATAALGGAASTGDLGLVLSEIGSPPILAPLVILGGALVSSVIVYRLSPEAEGHGTDAAVKAFHRRAAQIPFKTGIVKAVASSILVGTGGSGGVEGPSVQIGASIGSTIARMLRLRIEDRRIALVAGMSGALSALFHAPLGSTFFAAEVLYKRDLEVQALVPAFISSITAYTLATIAGYEPPLPRLEIDGSNLYTPESIASYILLGIFLAPFGYLYARVFRESERAFRRLEDLGLPRSLRPVVGAAGLSLLIYAAPFAAGSGRGVLAAVLSGEPVSWLPVGAAGLGAALALAAAGLLKIAATSLSIGSGGSGGVFAPGLLGGALLGLSFYALLEGTADTPLPAMAYAYLGMSAFFAAAAKVPLATSIMVAEMGNNYLLIPPSLLASIVAREISGNTSIYSSQLLHRPPREVIDAEALLALLREKGIKVQLTAGQLADGGVKPVGPETPAGEVLKLMERGLPIVPVVDSDGRPVGVITPEAVEEAIEEGVDLSTTPASMLAYMEVPIVREDEGVDVILERMLTYESEAAIVVGKDGRYRGVVLAEEVIAALAYIIQEAGPASTPIRRRPAQAVG comes from the coding sequence ATGGGGGTCGCTATAGGGGCGGCCTCGGGATTGGCTGCTCTAGCGTTCTACCAGCTCCTCAATGCTGTGGCTGGGATTGCAACGGCGGCCTTGGGGGGAGCCGCGTCTACAGGAGACCTCGGTCTTGTGCTCTCAGAAATAGGCAGCCCTCCCATCCTCGCCCCCCTGGTCATACTCGGGGGTGCCCTGGTGAGCTCCGTTATAGTGTATAGGCTGTCTCCCGAGGCTGAGGGGCACGGGACCGACGCAGCTGTGAAGGCGTTCCACCGCAGGGCCGCCCAGATACCGTTTAAAACCGGCATTGTAAAGGCGGTGGCCTCATCCATACTCGTGGGCACCGGGGGTAGCGGGGGGGTTGAGGGGCCGAGCGTCCAGATAGGAGCCTCCATAGGCTCGACCATAGCGAGGATGCTTAGGCTCAGGATCGAGGATAGGAGGATAGCCCTTGTAGCCGGCATGTCGGGAGCCCTCTCAGCCCTATTCCACGCGCCACTGGGAAGCACCTTCTTCGCCGCCGAGGTCCTCTACAAGAGGGATCTAGAGGTGCAGGCGCTCGTCCCAGCCTTCATATCCTCCATCACAGCCTACACCCTAGCAACTATAGCAGGCTACGAGCCCCCCCTCCCCAGGCTGGAGATAGACGGTTCAAACCTCTACACCCCCGAGTCTATAGCTAGCTACATACTCCTCGGCATCTTCCTCGCACCCTTCGGCTACCTCTATGCCAGGGTTTTCAGGGAGTCTGAGCGGGCCTTCAGGAGGCTCGAGGACCTAGGCCTGCCCCGGAGCCTCAGGCCGGTGGTGGGGGCGGCGGGCCTCTCACTCCTAATATACGCAGCCCCCTTCGCCGCGGGGAGCGGGAGAGGGGTGCTGGCCGCCGTACTCTCGGGGGAGCCCGTCTCCTGGCTGCCGGTGGGGGCCGCCGGGCTTGGGGCGGCCCTTGCCCTGGCGGCCGCTGGCCTGCTAAAGATAGCGGCCACCAGCCTCTCCATAGGCTCGGGTGGCAGCGGGGGTGTTTTCGCGCCCGGCCTGCTGGGAGGAGCCCTCCTGGGCCTCTCATTCTACGCCCTACTAGAGGGGACGGCGGATACACCTCTCCCGGCGATGGCGTACGCCTACCTGGGCATGTCAGCCTTCTTCGCTGCCGCAGCCAAGGTACCCCTGGCGACGAGTATCATGGTGGCGGAGATGGGGAACAACTACCTCCTAATACCCCCAAGCCTCCTGGCCTCTATAGTGGCCAGGGAGATCTCGGGGAACACATCCATATACTCCAGCCAGCTCCTCCACAGGCCGCCTAGGGAGGTTATCGATGCCGAGGCCCTGCTGGCTCTACTAAGGGAGAAGGGTATAAAGGTGCAGCTAACCGCTGGGCAGCTCGCCGACGGGGGTGTGAAGCCCGTGGGGCCCGAAACCCCCGCGGGGGAGGTGCTCAAGCTGATGGAGAGGGGCCTCCCAATAGTGCCGGTTGTTGACAGCGATGGGAGACCGGTCGGCGTGATAACACCGGAGGCGGTGGAGGAGGCTATAGAGGAGGGGGTAGACCTGTCCACAACACCTGCCTCCATGCTGGCGTACATGGAGGTGCCGATAGTGAGGGAGGATGAGGGTGTGGACGTTATCCTAGAGAGAATGCTGACATACGAGTCCGAGGCCGCCATAGTTGTTGGCAAAGATGGCAGGTACCGGGGTGTTGTGCTGGCGGAGGAGGTTATAGCGGCGCTAGCCTACATCATCCAGGAGGCCGGCCCGGCCTCCACACCTATAAGGCGCCGCCCAGCCCAGGCTGTAGGGTAG
- a CDS encoding CDGSH iron-sulfur domain-containing protein, translating into MAKVRIIAKKNGPYLLEVDGRVQTALCRCGHSNNKPYCDGTHAKVGFQAEEKVAFEAEF; encoded by the coding sequence ATGGCGAAGGTCAGGATAATTGCGAAGAAGAACGGCCCCTACCTGCTCGAGGTCGACGGTAGAGTGCAGACGGCCCTATGCCGCTGCGGCCACTCCAACAACAAGCCCTACTGCGACGGCACCCACGCGAAGGTGGGGTTCCAGGCCGAGGAGAAGGTGGCTTTCGAGGCCGAATTCTAG
- a CDS encoding immunoglobulin-like domain-containing protein, protein MPGCAGVMLKYILAGLLLGILVAVPSTYLALTNINLPAEDMVGEAVYLEPDKQVYGSGDTVTVKLVNNGYRTLEYYIGWTLYTWDGGTWVADPKFNPVFPISKDTIKPGETKVVAVFKPESFDFNPGEYKIVKILEDVNSEEHILVEAEFRVGG, encoded by the coding sequence GTGCCTGGTTGTGCAGGTGTTATGTTAAAATATATACTTGCAGGTTTACTCCTGGGCATTCTAGTAGCTGTGCCCTCGACCTACCTCGCCTTAACAAACATAAATCTCCCGGCGGAGGATATGGTGGGTGAGGCTGTTTATCTGGAGCCGGATAAGCAAGTCTACGGTAGCGGCGACACTGTAACAGTCAAGCTTGTGAATAACGGCTACCGCACTCTAGAGTACTATATCGGGTGGACCCTGTACACTTGGGACGGCGGGACATGGGTGGCGGACCCCAAGTTTAATCCTGTTTTTCCCATCTCCAAAGACACTATAAAGCCTGGAGAAACCAAGGTTGTAGCAGTTTTTAAACCAGAATCTTTTGACTTCAATCCGGGTGAATATAAGATCGTGAAAATCCTTGAAGACGTTAATAGCGAGGAGCACATACTGGTCGAAGCTGAATTCAGGGTTGGAGGCTAG
- a CDS encoding putative metallopeptidase encodes MGRVRYERAPEVCRAVEVLVTALGLDYVDVSRVYCVRSRGSRSRAYARIYGTPGAWAAALGYNPGYVIEVVSERFDPLPLEEKVKVVIHEILHIPRTFSGGLRAHGPLVNGRRVAVLYRRVRSSPGVMDILREALDGRPRE; translated from the coding sequence TTGGGGAGGGTTAGGTACGAGAGGGCGCCCGAGGTCTGTAGGGCTGTTGAGGTCCTCGTCACCGCACTGGGGCTTGACTATGTGGACGTCTCCCGCGTCTACTGTGTAAGGAGTAGGGGGAGCAGGAGTAGGGCTTATGCAAGGATCTACGGCACCCCAGGAGCCTGGGCGGCGGCCCTCGGCTATAACCCAGGGTATGTTATTGAGGTTGTCTCCGAGAGGTTCGATCCCCTCCCCCTGGAGGAGAAGGTTAAGGTCGTTATACACGAGATACTGCACATTCCCCGCACTTTCAGCGGCGGGCTCAGGGCCCACGGGCCCCTGGTCAACGGGAGGAGGGTGGCGGTCCTCTACAGGAGGGTTAGGAGCAGCCCCGGGGTTATGGACATCCTCCGCGAAGCCTTGGATGGACGCCCTCGAGAATAG
- a CDS encoding RNA ligase: MAGASEVLGRALTAVGVDPSTVDLESLSTRRSVRVSRFEDLVYVGFRRQFRGVPEGTLVAFRRGEHLVVWGYPSIRRMLLPRIAVPRWFPGPTVLVEEKMNGYNVRVFSLGGRIYAATRGGLVCPYTTRRLRRLHGEALQSLLDSLGPGSYIAGEVVGLENPYTRYYYEEAPGFGYFIFDIFKEGTPLPPRAKFALAPEHGLRTVNLLAELPVDGLGVERLYRIVEDLERRGREGVIVKDPEGRVEPLKYTTSSTNIGDIRLGMRYPFEEGRSFLFPRILREIFREWETGRRSYGELGEAILAPAIEAVEAVSRGERLVEEFELVLGGEDETEEVIAYFASLGVHLEIAGVSRGVDGVRVSFRKPRKSEGEIAKILETGISPLD; encoded by the coding sequence TTGGCCGGAGCGTCTGAGGTCCTCGGCAGGGCATTGACAGCCGTGGGCGTAGACCCGTCTACCGTAGACCTCGAGAGCCTCTCGACGAGGAGGAGCGTGAGGGTATCCAGGTTCGAGGACCTCGTCTACGTGGGGTTTAGGCGGCAGTTCCGCGGGGTTCCTGAAGGCACCCTCGTGGCGTTCAGGCGTGGTGAGCATCTCGTCGTCTGGGGATACCCCTCGATAAGGAGGATGCTGCTGCCCAGGATCGCTGTTCCCAGGTGGTTCCCCGGGCCGACGGTGCTTGTCGAGGAGAAGATGAACGGCTACAACGTCAGGGTCTTCTCCCTCGGCGGCAGGATATACGCTGCTACACGAGGAGGCTTGGTATGCCCCTACACCACCAGAAGGCTCAGGAGGCTCCATGGGGAGGCTCTCCAGAGCCTTCTAGACAGCCTTGGCCCTGGCTCCTACATAGCCGGGGAGGTTGTGGGGCTTGAGAACCCCTACACCAGATACTACTACGAGGAGGCCCCCGGCTTCGGCTACTTCATATTCGACATATTCAAGGAGGGGACACCGCTGCCTCCTAGGGCGAAGTTCGCCCTAGCCCCCGAGCACGGCCTCAGGACGGTTAACCTGCTCGCAGAACTCCCCGTGGACGGCCTGGGTGTGGAGAGGCTCTACAGGATAGTCGAGGACCTGGAGAGGAGGGGTAGGGAGGGGGTTATAGTGAAGGATCCTGAGGGTAGGGTGGAGCCCCTGAAGTACACCACGAGCAGCACAAACATAGGGGACATCAGGCTTGGGATGAGGTACCCGTTCGAGGAGGGGAGGTCCTTCCTATTTCCCCGGATTCTCAGGGAGATCTTCAGGGAGTGGGAGACGGGCCGGAGGAGCTACGGCGAGCTGGGGGAGGCTATACTCGCCCCTGCTATAGAGGCTGTGGAGGCTGTGAGCAGGGGTGAGAGGCTTGTGGAGGAGTTCGAGCTTGTCCTCGGGGGCGAGGATGAGACTGAGGAGGTTATAGCCTACTTCGCCAGCCTAGGCGTGCATCTCGAGATAGCCGGAGTCTCGCGAGGGGTTGATGGTGTGAGGGTTTCCTTCAGGAAGCCGAGGAAGAGTGAGGGGGAGATAGCGAAAATACTGGAGACCGGCATTAGCCCCCTAGACTAG